The following DNA comes from Anticarsia gemmatalis isolate Benzon Research Colony breed Stoneville strain chromosome 10, ilAntGemm2 primary, whole genome shotgun sequence.
ttgatacaagatgatttgataatttactgtgtacactcaaaaaaaaagctgaataaatctaatttaaaatttaagctaattaaaatagtaataatcttcaaaaggaaacttattggtaggacacagtaaaacattgtacattaaaacattagtacattatttgaaacagacttggtagaagcagcacagtcccaagctttattatcgtccaaataatctttaacagtataatagccttttaaacataagttgcgtttaataactaatttaaatttattgaagcttaaatttttgatttcactagggattttattgtagaatcgcacacattgacctctgaaggatttgtttattttttggagcctagtggctggaATTTGTGCAGAACGATGGACTGCTATTTGTACAGAACGGCTTTCACGCCTGTATTGGGTAACTGCTCTGTTGGCTAAAAACTCGAATTTATTTCATGCATCTAAACATATCTAAGCTATCAGAAAATCTATTTTACAGCCTGTTCATCCCATGAACAATAACTGTATGTAGTTGTCCACGTACTACCACTGTAACTAGTACGTGGACAACTACATAAAGTATAAGTAATACAGTAGTTTATCCAGGCAGAACtacacaagattttttattaaaaaataattgggCTTGCCTTATTTACACGAGATGTAAATAACATTACGTGAGGTGTAGTTTCTTtcacagaaaaaataaatttgaaaacgagtCCCCGATATTGGATGTCATTGGAAACATCAATCTATCTCTGCactccaaaaaataaaatataaagtaatacatTACTGTAAATGCTTAAAGCATTTTCGCATTTCAAGTCGGTCATCTATCgagaaaacttattttgctCCATTTCATCTCGTAATGGTTTCTGAGGTCCCGAAAATCCTTTTAATGGGTACTTAAGATGTAAGAGGCTGTTTTGCGCTCGGTAGAATAAAGATTTGTGTATGAGAACATAATAATGATGAGTAGAGGATTGTTGTGCCGTGTGTTTTCATTAGAGGAAGCTTACGTGTGTTTTCAGGCGATAAATGACTGTAGTAAGAAAATGTTTACTGATGATACATATgtgatagtttgtttgtttgtccttatttttgataaaaatggcTTAACCAATATTATTGAATGtgttgaattaaattaatttacatttctaATGCTTGACGCAAAAATGCACCCCAAGGAAGTTTATAGGCTACTATTACTTCGGATTTTTTTTCCTCAGACGAATCTAAGTATTTGCATACGCAATTGTGAAAATACCTCTGTCTCTCATGCTTACATAGCGATCGACAGTATGACCGATTAGACCaccattataattatgtttctttaaatattttttttgtcaatgcCCTTAGCCAAACcaaacttaattatttctattgcTTTTTCACAGAAAGgattacgtaaaataatttgttaagtaatatcatgaaaaatattgctattgaatatgtatttatgctatacgtaataaaatatatatcaaataAACTTTACCTTTACTCCTTTACCAACTGAAATCAAGTAAACCCATGACCCGAACTAGTTGATAACAATACAGAGTGTCAACAAAGTGACGTGGTCGCGTAATTTCCGCAAAGCTCGGAGCAGTTCCGCGACGCTCCGGATGTGATCGTCTGAACTAGCCTCGccatttgtttaacattttatttagaatattgaGGATTAGTCTAAAACCGAGGTCTAGTTTGAAACCCTAAACTGATAAACTCAGctcttaaaaaaaattctatgaattaattaattgattttgagTTAAATTAGAAGGTAAAAAGTTTATCTCGTATCCCAATtccctacagtcggtactgtcaagtatcgagagttgtacattgaaaatgtacggccaaaatagttcctacggaggaTGCTataggcgctgatcggattttcgagcatatttttttcgatagatAGGTTGTCGGTAATAGAGAATCAAGCTAAGTAGTTCTAGTTTGAATAATGTCTAATTTCTTTCATTTGATAAACTGTCATACTTTATAAAACATAGTTCATAATCAAAACTTGAAGAAATGAATCTGAAGCTATAAATTCTTGCTAAGATTCTATAACGAAAGATTTAAtgctgattttattttttttacacaaagtattttttaacaaatttcaccTCACTCACAAATCTCTGATAgcaaatgcaataaaatatttgggaTTTAATCCTTAATAACTCTtcccaaataattatttagagcACCAAgtcaacattataaaaataatataagctttTAAAAGTCCCAAACTTTAATTCAGGTAGCCATATAAAACCCCTGATTGATCCCGTGGTTTGGTTTAATTTAGTCGTGTAGGGCACATGACAGATGCAGGTCCTCAGACGACGAGGGTGGAGTAAGATTAAGGGTTCACCGCAAGACGagtttatttgataatataatatacgaaGGAGACGAGCGAACGGATCTGGGGTATAATATCAgtatgtaaaattgtattatagaCTGTGGAAATCAAGTAATATATAACAGAGATTTAGATGCACGATAATAATCatagtttattgtaatttatgaatAGTTCGTCCCTATCgagtaccaaatttcatcaaaattcattcGGTAGTTTCGCCATTTTTGAGTACATGTgcgtttaattacaattttaagtaagattattatgtaatttaatgtcTTTAAAACATGTAGCTGTAGTCAGATACGGATTTATAAAAGTATCCACTTTTCGCAATTAATTATACTAAAGCCAAAACTAGGGCACGTAACTAAACTccaaattatattgaaaataagttCAAAAACCGTTCACTCTTACACATAAAATAGCGAACTACATACAAATCAGCCTTCACTGCCTTCACTATAACCGCATAAATAGTACATAGCAAAAATACAAAAGTCATTTCTGTAGACAGTAAAAAAAAGCTATTATCATCTCCACTAAACAATATTCTTTTTCACTTACATAAGTAATAGGTACTTGTAACGCAATCAACAAAACGTCTGACCTCCGGATCCCGACTATACATTATCCAAAAGTCCATTACAAACCTCTCCAATGGAAAGTACTTTAGTAATCTCAACAAAACAGTTTTAGACTCTCGCTATTTTTCAAATTAAGGCACAATAAAGCTTTGAAGACAAAAAAGGTGAATTTGTTTAAGTCTGTGGTTTAAGTACGGTGAATAGCGGATTACGTTTGAGATGTAAATAGATAATTTGTTGAAGGGATTGTGTGTTTTGTAAACACACGTTTTCGTGACATGGAAatctcaaaataatgtttatgtacGGATACCATGATCGTGtcgaaatattaaatatattcgTTTTTTCAAAGTACAAGTACTCTATCATTTTTAGACGTTGTTCAATCAAGTTAAACTccataataaaacaacaaagtcGCTAACAAATACTAGACTAAGGTCTAATAGAAAATGACTATATTTCGTTTAAGAACTTATTACATTATTCTTAAGTTGAGTTATTTGTCTATGAGTTATGTAACCTAAAATAACAGTATTTGTTTTGACTACTTAGTATTCTATCGCCCCGCCGAACGCTACGCTACCCGCTCCGCTACTCTAAGCCCACAGTGTAATAAATCTACGTAAGAGCGTTGGAATACGGTCAATATTTCAAGAGGCCATGTTTCAATCTACCGGATTGGCTGAAAAATACGATTCGCAAATACTTCTGTGTTACGTAggtgtatttttgttttccCAATGTATTGAGAGTTAGAACAGaagacatttaaattattttctatttttatttatttattgtcgtGGGTTTTTTATTACTCTACTTAAGCTATTTGCTAAATATTAAGTGACGTCTTTTCCTTATATTTACTGACTTCTAAGTCGAAGCCATAGTGTGTACAATAGCAGATCATGATATCGAGGGTACGATTCCAATGTTAGAACTGCAATAGCATTTTTCTAAGTTCAGTGGAAATGTTCCCGATAGTTTCGAGTTGGTATATTTTCTAATAGGCATactcaatttttcatacaaccaacaaacaacaacattatatacaaaaaaaatatggtttgaTACATTTCTGCCTAAGTTCAAGAATAAAAGGCGtaacttaaattaaacaatGTTGGTAATGAGTGACCAAAAAGTGGAGTAAAACTGATTTTccattaaaacatttcatactaacaacaacaataatgaACTATAAAACCTAATACCCGAAAATACGGGCGTAATCGTTTATTTCCAGAAACATCTTCATTGTCACTTACACGTGTGTCCAAATCAATACCATTTATTTGTTACCAAAATATAAGCTCAATAGAATAGCAGGAAATATAGAAATACTTTTTGTCAACACATCTCTAAATATtccatttatttacttagtattttCGTTTGTTTCGTTTGGAAGCAAACATTTCCACTAATACGTATTATATTACGTAGGTATGTAAGGATGAAATATTTCATGTATGTGTGTTACTCTTTCAGGCCAAAACAACTAAttgtattttgaattaaatatgaaatttaaaacacgaatagtttataatctggattaggAGATGTGATACTTTTTACCTTATCTCTCGGATAGGTTTTTTGCCATGTTCatacatgtaataaataatcacGAAAATCTCAAACATGATATTTTTAACacgaaatgtatattttaaaagttaacttACAGCTTAATTAGGCTACGTATGAcgttaaatattatcaaaatgtgTTCATCAGTTAATTTATTAACCTTCCTTTGCATGACAAGAGAAATTTCACGCGAACTTTCAGTCACATGATAAATTACCGAGGATTACTGCTGAGCTCATTTTACTTAAACACCGTTAAGATTCACGGCCTGAAGTAAACAAAGAAGTTTAAATTGCGGCTTTACAATCGGATTATGAAGTTTAGTTATAAATTTCATTACAGCGTGAAGAATAATCAAAAAATATGGTTTGAAATTCTTTCTTTTTGTTCGCAGAAAATGACGGGTTGGACGGAGTCTTCAATGGACCTGTAGTTTGGTAGTAGTCCAAGATGCTGCACAGGACATCATCTTCGAGGCGACGGCGGGCTTCTAGGAGCGCAGCCACGTCGCCTCAAGCACGTTCACCAAGAGCATCAGCGCAAGCATCTCGACGAGCGTCACTTGCTGCAACTGAAACTGATGAGGAAATGGAGCCGACTGCTCCTCCACCACAAAGAAGCCCACGGGCCAGTCTTGCACCTGATGCTGCTTTAGACGCTTATCACCGAAGCCCTCGTCATTCATTAGTCCCTGAGCCAAGGTCGGCCAGAAACTCTATCACAGCAGACACAGCTCCACCGTTACACAGGAACAGCTTGGCTCCTTCAAGGAACAACTTAGCTGTTGACATGACATACGGGTCCAGACTGAGTCTAAACCCTCAAGATTTTAACAGAAGTCCAAGGAACAGTATCGCGCCTGATGCGACGGCTCGAAGTCCTAGACGGAGTTTGGTGCCAGAAGGGACATCTTGGAACCAGCCAAGGAATTCTCTAGTTCCTGATGTAGGAAGGAGTCCTCGGCATTCCGTAGCCAGTATTCAAATTGACCCGGCAAGGAGTCAAAAAGACTTAGGCCCCAGTCCAAGGACCAGTCCTCGAGGGAGCATAGCTCCTGACACCTTGAAGAAAGATATTCAGGATAATATGAGAAGCCCAAGAGGTTCTTTAATTCCTGATTCACAGCGGAGTCCTAGAGGAAGTATTGCACCTTCTGAAAGGAGTGCCAGGGGCAGTTTAGTAGCTGGTATTGAAGAGACCACCAGAGTTAGTCCACGAGGCAGCCTGACTTTGACCTTTCAAGAACCCTTGGTGTCCAGAGAAAGGCGACCGAGTGAAGACAGCCAAACTGCGGGTGagtaaacaaacttttactcGATTATATAATCacttgtatttaaaattgatcGGTAAATTGAACCCCCCAATGGCTAAATTATTTTGCGGGAAAAGTTCTTAAtaagcaacaaaaaataaacttaccgAAAATATGCTGTATACCAAGTACATAAAACCTAAAATAGCActtatttcaaagatttttcatGCCACTTTTAATTTGATTGACACAAAGAAACATAGTAAATTTCCAATTAATAAAGTAGAACACAAAATCTATTAATACTCACTGAAATTATTTCAAGCAACTATTGAAACATACTTCTCAGAATTCAATTTACTGCGACAATTCTGCAACCGTTTCCATTCCGCTCCTTACAGCTTCATTCAGTATTATTTAAACGTTACCTGTAGGTATCATAGATTTAGCAAATTAATTTGCTGAATAATATTTGTCTCTCGCAATGCTACCTTCCTTAACGAGGTTATTTCGTTAGCATTTGATTTGTTGACACCGACGAGAATTCCCGGTATTAAATGTAAGACTGCTAATGAGGGTCCCAGATGTTTGGGTTCATTAACACttgtttctttattaattagaaCGTTTAgactttttattatgaaaaggTTTTTGGTGAAGTAAATTCTTAGGTGATTCAAGATTGATAAAAAAagaagtacatttaaaataatatttttaatttcatttatacaTCTAATAATTTTGCAACACATTCGTTTCACATAGGAACATCCTTTTACCCTGATTTTATCATATCATTGGAATAAAAATTGACATACTATGTGACGAAGTAGTCTATTAGAGCACTTGTTCGAATAGCACCTGCCAAATGCATGTATTGATGTGTGCCCTTCGTGGAATAGGCTAGGTTCTTTTCATCAAGGTGTTATTTGAACGGGAGCTCTAAATGGACTACCTCATGTGACTTTTCAGTCATTTTTCTACTTATCATGGGATAAGTTAGAACAGTTTCATCCACTAAAGTCTCACTATCTTTACCCAGGAACCCGTGGTCGAAGCCAGTCTCCTTACAGAGCGTCCCTCGCCGGTCGTCAGACGGGCACCGCCGCGCTGTCAGACACCGGCTCCCGCCGTGCCTCCAGCTCGGTCAGTCAGGTAACCGTTATGCTTCTAGATACACATTGATTTGCGTGCTGTGAGCTTGGCATTGAGTATTGTGGGATGACTAGAAACATGAGTGCCATTTTGGTGTTTGAACTTCACTTTCATAATTGATTTCTTATGAAAGAAGACCTTCACATcgaaacagattttttttttgcgaaaGCTTTCTTTCAAAGAACAATTGGCTGTGAGACATCAGGTCTTGGTTTTTTGAACTCATAACCTTGTATAGAGGACTCAAAGGTTAATATGCGACTTTTTTTTCAGTTCATAGGGACTTATGAAATTATATGACTTGTTGTTTCTTGTCTTGCCATTAAAAACTCGTGCTAAGCTTGCAAATTATAGATTTAGATTTCTGATTTTTAGGCTTCGCAGGTGCTACAGTTTTCTACCGTAGACTCAATATTCATCTACCCTTAACGCTAAGGCTTCGcctaaatattatacatagttatatatAGAGAATACTTAtcttaatataatgtaattttcgtttgggaggagacccttgccctgtagtgggacagtaatgggtaaaaaaaatgaatctcttataaaagttaaagatgaatgtttgtaactttgacacgcaaaaagtacaaaaaagatgttgataaaattaattatactgaTAGTTCATATCCTTTTACCTTGAGAAATATATTGATGCGGGAAATATCGCGGGCAGCAGCATAAAAccgtattaaaaaaatgtattaacccacaataacaaataacactAATTAAACGAGTATTTGAGAAGCTGATCAAGTCACTGCACACGAAGCTTAGTTGTGCATACAATATTAGTTGAACGCAAGCATTATTGAACGCTAATGGCTCAATGGCTTCGGCGATATTGTGAAGCGATGGACCGTTCTACTGGAGTTTGGCAACTAATGTATACTCATGTAGCTATAGCAAAACGGGCTTTAacatagcaatattttta
Coding sequences within:
- the LOC142976025 gene encoding uncharacterized protein LOC142976025, producing MLHRTSSSRRRRASRSAATSPQARSPRASAQASRRASLAATETDEEMEPTAPPPQRSPRASLAPDAALDAYHRSPRHSLVPEPRSARNSITADTAPPLHRNSLAPSRNNLAVDMTYGSRLSLNPQDFNRSPRNSIAPDATARSPRRSLVPEGTSWNQPRNSLVPDVGRSPRHSVASIQIDPARSQKDLGPSPRTSPRGSIAPDTLKKDIQDNMRSPRGSLIPDSQRSPRGSIAPSERSARGSLVAGIEETTRVSPRGSLTLTFQEPLVSRERRPSEDSQTAGTRGRSQSPYRASLAGRQTGTAALSDTGSRRASSSVSQVSGDEQRRLCGEQAKYSDSRGLGLGMGLTTYGSVAYQLKDANMEASGTVDFVCRAAKIMNRTIVMTVFLACLSTLPVIMLIMGVHYIRDCPAEPRIPVYMVVGGAAAGAGICWLLWAQLASRNSNSSASVPERILAYLLTGFLLSWFAFGNYWTLGIMWPDFAPTLFEPNQWCHRTLYVFALTQLGVVWGLIALMLLLLLALVVCQVFGCGWLGPPRYK